gcagctgatgcaccaAGCCCCCTCCACAGTAATAAATGAGGTGAAGTCTCAGACGACATTTTTCTGTTGACCTTCATACAgattttttggtaacgctttatattaaggtccttgtaataaccattaattaacaagtaataaggcccttgtaagtccttacaagatgcttattaacattactgtgtgtttataagcctatataagtgttaataatggcattataatacagcttatagcaggctataagagatttataataagaacattaataaaagcctcaagcctgatttccaccgggcgcgttactgcagcataacgtcagcgtcgcgtatgacgttgcaaataggcaacactctaatcaatgagagcatttccaccgggcgcgtagagtaaccctacctaatgctcgcgtcagcgtctctacgcgagcattaggtaggacttctatttctccgcgagacgctgccaaatcgcgtgaatctcaacagagcagatcacaccagacaggaagtccgactcagaatcagcgtaaaacacttccgcccctttcaaaataaaatacaataagcagttcatgcagcctaaaactacttcacatcaacattatgttatgaccggggcaccagatcggcaatcaatcaatcaaagggtctcagaggatcggcgacacggaagacaagagactgattgttgaagtggaacatcatacaatcatttatgacataacatattgtttttataaggatagatggtcagatcaacatatctttcacctcagagaagcaaagtaagttggtttttgttgttgttgttgtttactttatacacacagtttatccatagactgtataaatagagtttatcCCCTTatccacccattatgtctttgacatgcctttattaatcattaatctttattaattgtttgcttattgatattaaaatatactttattgctcatctattataagttaacgaTGCACTTgataacagttaactatgctttttacagctaaagggatctaaagcgagaacaatgccttattacttattaattaatggttattacaaggaccttaatataaagcattaccgatttttttttttgcaaccagtggactCGCCCCTGCTAGCCACTAGATGGAATGCAGGTTCAAGGAACCTATTGCAtcacttttcaggcccagaggttgctgctGGGCTGCTCCCAACATGCCCAGACCACATTACATCAGAGAGGAAGGTCTTGATAGTGTAATGAATATGCAGAGGACCAGAGACGTCAGTGTGACCATGGAGAAGTGGGCAGGAATGTTGGAGGTGAGATGAAGAAAGGCTTAAGTCAGCTTGTCAGAAAGCTTTGGCCAGAAGACAGATCAGCTGCTTCTCCTGTTTCTAAAGACGGAGACGATGGAAGAGGCTGAACTCTGTTTTCCACAGCTCCTcaactcctcctgcaggagaccAGAGCCTCCTCACTTTGACACTGTGCTTATTTACCTTCTGCTGGCCTTCATCGCTCTGCTCACTGCAGCTCTCAACCTGCTGGTCATCATCTCCATCTCACATTTCAGGCACATAACCGTCACAGCAAAATGTTGTTTCACTTGAATCTCTTTTTACTTACAGGAAAAAGAGGCTTCAGACTTGCATATATATCTGTTaaactttatattattataaacttgTTGCAGGTCTATGATTTGCTGTGGTTTTTAATCATTGCTGCTTTTTGCACAACTACGATAGATATTTTTGCTGATACCGTTCACAATGAAGATATCTTTCACTGCAGGCAGCTCCACACCCCCaccaacctcctcctcctctctctggctgtctcagattttcttgtgggGCTCTTTGGGATACCGGTTGAAATCCTCATGAAGCAGACCTGCTGGATGCTGGGTGACCTCATGTGTTCCTTGTATTCCCTGTTTCCTGTCATCATAATCTCTGCCTCTGTGGGGAACATGGTGCTCATATCTGTTGACCGCTATGTTGCTATatgtgaccctctgcattacCCCACCAAAGTCACTCAAAAGGTTGTTGGAATATTTGTTTACCTGTGTTGGACTTGTTCTACTATTTATGGGATTATCCTATCAAATGAAAACCTGAAGCATCCAGGCAGGTACAAATCTTGCTATGGAGAATGTATGGTTAACATTCCAGGACTTGTTGATCTTATTGTTAGCTTCATTATTCCTATTGCTCTCATAATAGTTCTGTATATGAGAGTATTTGTGGTGGCTGTGTCTCAGGCTCGAGCCATGAGATCCCACACTGCAACTGTCTCACTCCAGCACTCTAAGACTGTAAAAGTTCAGagatctgagctgaaagcagccagaacTCTTGGTATTCTTGTAGTTGTGTTTCTGATGTGTTATTCTCCATATTACTGCATCTCTCTCACAGGTCACAATATCTTGATCGGATCGCCAACTGAGACCTTCATGgtttttctgatgtattttaACTCCTGCTTAAACCCTGTCATCTATGCCTTTTTCTACCCgtggtttaaaaaaactattagacttgttgttacttttcagatactgcagcctgACTCCTGTGAAGCTCAGATActgtgaaaaacaaactgtagaatGAGTGAAAAGGATGCTGTCTTTATGTTCTGCATGTGTATTATCTTTTGTAACTAACAACCTGAAAACAATCAGCCAGGTATAATTCCTCTATAAAGAACATACATTGAACTTTATAGGACCTGTTGATCCAGTTATCCATTTACTGTCTTCACAGTTCTGTACATGAGTGTTTGTGATTGCTGTGTGTCAGGCTGGAGCCATGTGATCCCACACTGCAGCTGAATGAGGTGTAATCAATGCTAATATAATCATTATTCCCGGTAAAACTTGCTGCCTgacagaatataaaataaaggcaccaaatgttttttaaaaagcactgtTTGATTGAATTAAGAccacttattttcttatttaaatatgttttataaaaaTCTTTTTGCATCTGAAATGATATGGTACTAATGCCAACCATGTTATTGATTTGTCAAATGTATCAGTGTAACAAATGTAAAGTACCCAAACACCAGTTACACCCTCCACGTGTCTCTGGGTTTGTCAAACATGAAGTCTTTTATCGCCCTAGAGCCAAAGATAATGTTATTTAGTTGTGCATATTCTTAAGCACATTTATATTCAATCAAATAATCATCAAATGAAAATTACTACACAGTGAGCTGGGCTTTTGGGGCCCTGAGGCAGATGTAGGTTTCCACTTAAACATGTGTATTCTCAgattcagaaaaatgaaatgttacattttggATTATCTGAAGTAGCTGATATATTTGTGTTCTTGGCTACAATTAAAGATATAATAAGCAAAGTATATGATAATCTATTATGCAAGAGGTCACTCATTTTTCCGAATTCTGTTTAAGATCAGGGGAAATGGTCTGGGGATCGTTTTGGATGGAAAGTCCCCAGTTTTACTTCATTCTACTTCAATcagttttggaaaatgtttttgtcttaaacGCTTGTTTCTATGAATTCAATTATATGCCTGATTTTCAAGTAGATGAAGAAATGCAGAATATTATTGACTATAACATTCTGGTTTTGCGGTTgcttggtttttgttgttttgtatatttcatACACGTGTAGTCTAcgtctttgttttgttgtatgagtttgttgtatgattttttttaaatagagggTACAGACGTTATGATATCATTGTACTCTTAAACTTGTATTTTCAGCCTTTGGTGACTATGGAACACAcgtcataaataaatacacaaggTCAAACACGTTCCTGGTGGTGTTGGCCTGCGCCACGGTTGCCCCTTCTCTCCGATTCTGTtcatttttcaattttcatggacaggatctcaaggcacagcagggggaggaagggatctggtttggtgacctaagaattgcatctctgctttttgcagatgatgtggttcttttggcttcatcagatcgggacctccagcactcgttggggcaGTTTGCAGCTGAGTGCGAAGcagttgggatgagagttagcacctccaagtctgaggccatggttctctgacGGAAAACGGTGGATTGCCCCCTCTGGTTGGAGAGAGAGgaactgcctcaagcgaaggagttaaAGTATCTCAGGGTCTTGTTcatgagtgagggtagaacggagctgTTTGAGCCCGTTTGAGGTGTTcaacgtccaactggtaggaggccccagggaagacccagaacatggttggaacgcctcggggtcccccagaaGGATCTTGACGTTTTGGCTGGGGAGAGGAACATCTGGAATGCTCTGCTCATCCTACTGCCCCCACGACCCAACCCAGTTTCCAGTCCTAAGGCTGTTAAATGATTTAGAAATTATTTGTAGATAGAACTCAATTTGTCCATGCAGACGGCCACAAATCAGATTTTCTTAAGATAACTAAAGGTGTCCCCCAGGcaggcttggaattt
This sequence is a window from Centropristis striata isolate RG_2023a ecotype Rhode Island chromosome 10, C.striata_1.0, whole genome shotgun sequence. Protein-coding genes within it:
- the LOC131978642 gene encoding trace amine-associated receptor 13c-like — protein: MPRPHYIREEGLDSVMNMQRTRDVSVTMEKWAGMLETDQLLLLFLKTETMEEAELCFPQLLNSSCRRPEPPHFDTVLIYLLLAFIALLTAALNLLVIISISHFRQLHTPTNLLLLSLAVSDFLVGLFGIPVEILMKQTCWMLGDLMCSLYSLFPVIIISASVGNMVLISVDRYVAICDPLHYPTKVTQKVVGIFVYLCWTCSTIYGIILSNENLKHPGRYKSCYGECMVNIPGLVDLIVSFIIPIALIIVLYMRVFVVAVSQARAMRSHTATVSLQHSKTVKVQRSELKAARTLGILVVVFLMCYSPYYCISLTGHNILIGSPTETFMVFLMYFNSCLNPVIYAFFYPWFKKTIRLVVTFQILQPDSCEAQIL